TTAGATCTCCTAATTTTATTCTTGTCTATATTGAAATATGATGATTATGTATAGATATTTGGGTTATCTACGAAATCCCATTTTTCCTAAATCATAAGAGTTTTCTGGATATCTCATTATCAAAGTCCCTGTGTGTTTAAATGTCTGAAAATTCGGTATTGATTTCATGGAATAAATTAATCGATAAAATCAAAAAGAAGAGCAAATTTTCAGCAGATTTTCAGCAAAATTTCATTGCACTGGAAACTCAATCATGAAAATATCAACCATATAACGAAGGACATCGCTGAAGTCAAACACAGCTAAAAGTGAAACCGTCATAAGACAATCTGTGAAAAAGAATGAAGTAAAATAAAGGGGAGGTAAAATAATGGCCGGATATCTTAAAATCGCTGAGATTTTACACTAGATGACCTCACGTAAATATAGTAGCGGCAGGATCAGCTATTGAGAATACTAAACATGGGATTTACTTTTCGAGCTTCCGTAACATAGCTAATTTGACTGTTTTTTTACTTGATCAACAACTCACTGACATGACATGGATTTGATTTTAAAATATGCATTTTTTACTCTATCTGTGTTACTCCTCTCCTATCTCTTTTCTGAATTCTATATAATCTCTCTCAACCTCTTCGAGTTCGTATTCCATTTTATTACTCCGTTTTATGGTTATAGCAGTTGAAATTCTTTCCATGGGCTTACAAAATTAAAGAGAATTTTCACTTCATCAAAGGCTGAAACTATGCTATTGCCGAAAATTACCATGTAAAACTATTTTTAGAATCTTTTTCTCCAGTATTTTTCATATTCAAAATCATTATCCTGCTACTATATGGCTCACATTTCATGCTTGTATATTCTATCATATATACTTTTTGTGGGCAATCTATATAATAATAGTGTATTCTATATAACTATAAAGATATATGTGCTATTTTTCAACATTAGCAAAAACGCAAGGATGCTAGCCTGATTAATCATCTTTTAACAAACATTTGATTTGAACTCTTTTTTTATATTATATTACATAAATAGTAAATGGAGGTTGGGCAACTGGATTTGGGAAGGCAATAGATATCTGAATCTAGAAGATAAGCTTATCAAGAGAAGTTCGAGATATTGAGAGTTTATAAAATATGAGGTCGTGGAAGGTCAAGGACCTTTTTCGGACAGGGACCAAACTCATACCTGATGTCAGCGAGGAACTCCAGGACAAATAAACTAAAAGATGGGGGAGGAAATTGAATGCAAGCAAGTGCTACTGAAGTTCAAAATGCTTTAGGAAACTTGAATTATCCTATAAAGAAGAGACAACTTGTCGAGGAAGCTAAAAGGCAAAATGTCAGTAACGATGTAATGCAGATTCTTGAGAATATTCCAAATAGGGAATACGATAGTTCTTCCAATGTCATGCAAGAATTCGAAGGTTTTCAGAAGGCTGTACAGGTTTTTCATAACAGGCAGTATCCTGCAAGAAAGCAGGAACTTGTTGAGGAAGCTAAAAATCTGCACGTTCGCGATGTGATAGTAAGAGCTCTTGAGGCCTGTCCGGACAAGGAATACAGCAGTCCTGCCGATGTTTTCAACGAATGCAGAGCTAGGCTACAGGGTGAAAACTCAATTTAGAGCAAGTCAGTTCAAACGAGAAGAGAGAAAAGATATGACTGTTGGTTAATCCCTACTTTTTTCCATTTCCCAAC
The genomic region above belongs to Methanosarcina horonobensis HB-1 = JCM 15518 and contains:
- a CDS encoding DUF2795 domain-containing protein encodes the protein MQASATEVQNALGNLNYPIKKRQLVEEAKRQNVSNDVMQILENIPNREYDSSSNVMQEFEGFQKAVQVFHNRQYPARKQELVEEAKNLHVRDVIVRALEACPDKEYSSPADVFNECRARLQGENSI